A region of Sulfuricella denitrificans skB26 DNA encodes the following proteins:
- a CDS encoding two-partner secretion domain-containing protein — translation MALCTKLLVIGQIVLSSIGFAVASPTGGTVTDGSGTISQAGSATNINQVSQRLDINWQTFSTQTHESVNFIQPNATALAINRVIGGVPSELRGALNANGRVFVLNESGITFYGSSQVNVGALLATTARDVTVDGDHFSFSGGGYGQVANHGDIHVSNGGFAVLAAPYVENTGTIQANLGQIQLASVKDYTVDLRGDGLINFTVPKQAVEAIASAGDKLGVDNSGTLRAQSGIINISANLAHDIVQSVVNLGGVVDASAYSTGLNGGVVLVTSVGDMHITGEIYADGGVDGNGGSVRTWADGTNYFELGAIITARGGTSAGDGGFIELSGNQLSYRGVAVVSAANGFEGILLIDPVTNIPQSFLIPSTTYYTDLIGGGIGSPLVMTGGGSSANVGFSRNDDGYSGPIPLGFSLLFYGTVYTQFWANNNGNISFNGGISSYTPFGPQGAPQPVISPFFADVDTRNGTSGLMTLRNDIPNQIIVTWDRVGYYSSQADKLNSFQLVVRGPGYSIPAGEGAIGFFYKTMQWETGGASGGSGGFGGTPAAVGFGDGNANGIVLVGSIENGISGVLNNHHIWFGANLVPVGEAPVVAATCAQCEVHNALEARRVEPLEPRPTGREPLRIAQDGLVLWATGAGVTVPSFGGIVTANAASAIAAGADPTTLLPATAAGGLGLSAGLDAYSIGGTDYCDQVVSGYCLPQAGEKAKQ, via the coding sequence ATGGCCCTGTGTACCAAGTTGCTGGTGATCGGGCAGATTGTCCTGAGTTCAATCGGTTTCGCAGTAGCATCACCCACGGGCGGTACCGTCACGGATGGTAGCGGCACCATCTCGCAAGCGGGAAGTGCCACCAATATCAATCAGGTGTCGCAGCGATTAGATATCAATTGGCAGACGTTTTCTACGCAAACCCACGAATCAGTCAATTTCATCCAGCCTAATGCAACAGCATTAGCCATTAACCGCGTCATTGGTGGTGTACCCAGCGAGTTGCGCGGCGCACTCAATGCCAACGGCCGCGTGTTTGTCCTGAACGAATCCGGCATCACTTTCTATGGCTCCTCCCAGGTCAATGTGGGTGCGCTGCTGGCCACTACAGCACGGGATGTCACGGTGGATGGTGACCACTTCAGCTTCAGCGGTGGCGGATATGGCCAAGTGGCCAATCATGGTGATATCCATGTCTCCAATGGCGGTTTTGCCGTATTGGCAGCGCCTTATGTGGAAAATACCGGCACGATTCAAGCCAACCTTGGCCAGATTCAGTTAGCCTCTGTCAAGGACTACACTGTGGATTTGCGTGGCGACGGCCTGATTAATTTCACTGTACCAAAACAGGCGGTGGAAGCTATTGCATCTGCTGGCGATAAGCTGGGTGTGGACAACTCCGGCACCCTGCGAGCTCAATCGGGAATCATTAACATTAGCGCCAATTTGGCTCATGATATTGTCCAAAGTGTGGTCAATCTGGGCGGCGTAGTGGACGCAAGTGCATACAGCACTGGGCTCAACGGGGGTGTGGTGTTGGTAACCTCGGTTGGTGATATGCACATCACAGGAGAGATCTATGCCGATGGCGGTGTGGATGGCAATGGTGGCAGCGTTCGCACATGGGCCGATGGCACCAATTATTTTGAGCTTGGTGCGATTATCACAGCGCGGGGCGGTACGAGTGCGGGTGACGGTGGCTTTATTGAATTGAGCGGGAATCAACTTTCCTATCGAGGTGTCGCTGTTGTTTCAGCGGCAAACGGGTTTGAGGGGATCTTGCTGATAGACCCAGTAACCAACATTCCGCAGAGTTTCCTTATTCCTTCGACAACATACTACACTGATCTAATTGGTGGAGGGATCGGCAGCCCCCTAGTCATGACGGGCGGCGGGAGTAGTGCGAACGTTGGTTTCAGCCGGAACGATGACGGTTATAGTGGTCCCATTCCTTTGGGATTCTCACTCCTTTTTTACGGAACTGTTTATACTCAGTTCTGGGCCAACAACAACGGCAATATCAGTTTTAACGGTGGAATCTCATCGTACACGCCGTTCGGTCCGCAGGGTGCTCCTCAACCGGTCATTTCGCCATTCTTTGCTGATGTGGACACCCGCAATGGTACGAGCGGGCTGATGACCTTACGCAATGATATTCCCAACCAAATCATCGTGACATGGGATCGGGTTGGTTACTATAGTTCCCAAGCCGATAAGCTGAATAGCTTCCAGTTGGTAGTGCGAGGGCCTGGTTACTCTATCCCGGCAGGGGAAGGCGCTATTGGTTTCTTCTACAAAACTATGCAATGGGAAACGGGGGGCGCCAGCGGTGGGAGTGGCGGGTTTGGAGGAACTCCAGCCGCGGTAGGCTTTGGGGATGGGAACGCAAATGGAATAGTGTTGGTCGGGTCAATTGAGAACGGAATTTCCGGTGTGCTGAATAATCATCACATATGGTTCGGCGCTAACCTCGTGCCTGTGGGGGAAGCGCCAGTTGTAGCTGCTACATGTGCCCAGTGCGAAGTCCACAACGCACTCGAGGCGAGAAGGGTAGAACCCCTCGAACCGCGGCCAACCGGCAGAGAGCCATTGAGGATTGCGCAGGACGGATTGGTGCTGTGGGCCACTGGGGCGGGGGTAACAGTGCCTTCATTCGGTGGTATTGTGACGGCAAATGCGGCGAGTGCGATTGCCGCAGGGGCTGACCCCACTACGTTGTTGCCTGCAACCGCTGCGGGTGGCTTAGGATTGTCTGCCGGGCTGGATGCATATAGTATTGGTGGGACAGACTACTGCGACCAGGTGGTGAGCGGCTACTGCCTGCCGCAAGCGGGTGAGAAAGCCAAGCAGTAA
- a CDS encoding tRNA 2-thiocytidine(32) synthetase TtcA codes for MIEPSKPPRSLLSAAGRAIGDFSMIREGDRVLLGLSGGKDSLALLHVLIALQKKAPIHFDLGVCTVDPQSSAFDPAPLKPYMAELGMRYFFESQPILEEAKKTLKEGDSYCAYCSRMRRGILYRVARENGYNVLALAQHLDDLAETFMMNAFFGGKLRTMKPSYLNDAGDVRVIRPFAYVRERQTAAYVQSAALPIIPDNCPACFGDGAERSHMKQILAQLEKDNTKLFPSLLRAMRPLMEDTPGMPTERIHMQAQPAELE; via the coding sequence GTGATCGAGCCGTCCAAACCTCCCAGATCCCTGCTTTCCGCCGCTGGCCGTGCAATCGGCGATTTCTCCATGATCCGCGAAGGCGACCGGGTGTTGCTCGGATTATCCGGCGGCAAGGACAGTCTTGCCCTGCTGCATGTGCTGATCGCCTTGCAGAAGAAGGCGCCGATTCATTTCGACCTTGGCGTCTGCACCGTCGATCCTCAATCGTCAGCCTTCGATCCGGCACCGCTCAAACCCTACATGGCAGAGCTGGGGATGCGCTATTTCTTCGAGAGCCAGCCGATTTTGGAAGAAGCCAAAAAAACCCTGAAAGAGGGAGATTCTTACTGCGCCTATTGCTCCAGGATGCGGCGCGGCATCCTCTACCGCGTGGCGCGAGAAAACGGCTATAACGTGCTGGCGCTGGCGCAGCATCTCGACGACCTCGCCGAAACTTTCATGATGAATGCCTTCTTCGGCGGCAAACTGCGAACCATGAAGCCGAGTTACCTCAACGATGCTGGCGATGTGCGTGTGATTCGCCCCTTCGCCTACGTGCGCGAGCGGCAAACCGCGGCTTACGTCCAGTCAGCAGCACTGCCGATTATCCCCGACAATTGCCCGGCCTGTTTCGGGGATGGGGCGGAACGCTCGCATATGAAGCAGATACTTGCGCAGCTTGAAAAAGACAACACCAAGCTGTTTCCCAGTTTGCTGCGAGCGATGCGCCCGTTGATGGAGGATACTCCTGGCATGCCCACCGAGCGCATACACATGCAGGCCCAGCCAGCCGAACTGGAGTAA
- a CDS encoding class I SAM-dependent methyltransferase, translating to MSPLPAPDPAALEYSEKTAALIRGEIESAGGWIPFSRFMELALYAPGLGYYSAGMHKFGAAGDFVTAPEISSLFGQALAQQAAQVIGLTAGNILEIGPGSGRLAFDLLSELEQLGQLPERYYLLEVSADLRQRQQHLLARFAPRVEWLDALPASFSGLIIGNEVLDAMPVHLVIWGQGKLLERGVILEDDLFCWSERALTSGELFDTAASIAEEGKNYVSEIGLTARGFIASLAGSLEKGAILMLDYGFGQSEYYHPQRDSGTLMCHYRHYAHDDPFYLPGLQDITSHVDFSAIAETGLAHGLNLLGYTSQAHFLINSGITGLLARASPEKASAYLPLASQVQKLLNPAEMGELFKAIALGKGLNTALIGFSQGDKSRML from the coding sequence ATGTCCCCACTACCCGCACCCGACCCGGCTGCGCTGGAATACAGCGAAAAAACTGCCGCCCTGATCAGGGGTGAAATTGAATCCGCCGGTGGCTGGATTCCGTTCAGCCGATTCATGGAGCTCGCCCTGTATGCGCCCGGCCTCGGTTACTACAGCGCCGGCATGCACAAATTCGGCGCAGCAGGCGATTTTGTCACTGCCCCGGAAATCTCCTCCCTGTTTGGCCAAGCCCTGGCGCAGCAAGCCGCTCAGGTAATCGGGCTCACGGCTGGAAATATTCTGGAAATCGGTCCCGGCTCCGGCCGTCTGGCTTTCGACCTGCTCTCGGAGCTGGAACAACTAGGGCAGTTACCGGAGCGATATTACCTTCTTGAAGTAAGTGCTGACCTGCGCCAGCGCCAGCAACACCTCCTGGCGCGGTTCGCGCCACGTGTCGAGTGGCTGGACGCTCTGCCCGCTTCTTTTTCCGGACTGATCATCGGCAACGAGGTGCTCGATGCGATGCCGGTACACCTCGTAATTTGGGGTCAAGGCAAGCTCCTTGAACGCGGCGTGATCCTGGAAGATGACCTGTTCTGCTGGAGCGAGCGTGCACTGACATCGGGGGAGCTATTCGACACCGCCGCCAGCATCGCGGAGGAGGGTAAAAATTATGTTAGCGAAATCGGCCTCACTGCACGCGGCTTCATTGCCAGTCTCGCCGGATCACTGGAGAAGGGGGCAATTCTGATGCTGGACTATGGTTTTGGCCAGAGTGAGTACTACCATCCACAACGCGACTCGGGCACCCTGATGTGCCACTATCGGCACTACGCCCACGACGACCCGTTCTATCTGCCAGGCCTGCAGGACATCACCTCCCACGTGGATTTCAGCGCCATCGCCGAGACCGGTCTCGCCCACGGACTGAACCTGCTGGGCTATACCAGCCAGGCCCATTTTTTGATCAACAGCGGAATCACCGGCTTGCTGGCACGAGCCTCACCCGAGAAAGCAAGTGCTTACCTGCCGCTCGCCTCCCAGGTGCAGAAGCTGCTCAACCCGGCGGAAATGGGTGAACTGTTCAAGGCGATTGCCTTGGGCAAGGGGCTGAATACAGCGCTGATCGGATTTAGCCAAGGCGACAAAAGTCGCATGCTTTGA
- a CDS encoding pteridine reductase, with protein sequence MQGKVVLITGGAKRVGAAICHRLHGEGANLMIHYRSSVVEAEELRDEFNRSRPDSAALAQADLHDVERLPGLVAATVKHYGRLDVLINNASSFYPTEVGDIRENDWHDLLGTNLKAPLFLSQAAAEQLRHSHGCIVNITDIHAERPMKSYVVYSIAKAGLVALTKSLAHELGPQVRVNAVAPGPIMWPEADPTFGDLERRRIVAHTLLKREGSPDDIARAVLFLVKDAPYITGTILPVDGGRSASL encoded by the coding sequence ATGCAAGGCAAAGTCGTATTGATTACGGGTGGGGCGAAGCGGGTCGGCGCGGCGATCTGCCACCGGCTGCATGGAGAGGGGGCGAATCTGATGATTCACTACCGTTCCTCGGTGGTGGAAGCGGAGGAACTGCGCGATGAATTTAACCGCAGTCGTCCAGATTCCGCGGCACTGGCGCAGGCTGATCTGCATGACGTGGAACGGCTGCCGGGCCTGGTCGCTGCAACAGTAAAACACTATGGCCGACTCGACGTACTGATCAACAACGCCTCCAGCTTTTATCCGACCGAAGTGGGCGATATCCGCGAAAATGACTGGCATGACCTGCTCGGGACCAACCTCAAGGCGCCGCTGTTCCTGTCGCAGGCTGCGGCCGAACAGCTGCGTCACAGCCATGGCTGTATCGTCAATATTACCGACATCCATGCCGAGCGGCCGATGAAAAGCTACGTCGTTTACAGCATCGCCAAGGCAGGTCTGGTGGCGCTGACCAAATCGCTCGCCCATGAGCTCGGCCCGCAGGTGCGGGTCAATGCGGTGGCGCCGGGTCCGATCATGTGGCCGGAGGCGGACCCCACCTTCGGCGACCTGGAGCGTCGCCGCATCGTCGCCCATACCCTGCTGAAGCGAGAAGGCTCGCCCGACGACATCGCGCGGGCAGTGCTGTTTCTGGTCAAGGATGCCCCTTACATTACCGGCACGATTTTGCCGGTGGATGGCGGACGGAGCGCTTCATTGTGA
- a CDS encoding ShlB/FhaC/HecB family hemolysin secretion/activation protein, producing the protein MKQRGGMKKVNRDLKLSYIASLGVLGVSGTLFAVAAVAQERLPGVVDRPAVEMPGEVAQPVKIEPKKMPEMEKQEGAEAILATLTSVKFSGTPILEEEVLQQIAAPFLNRPLKREDIGQLKYDLTKRYYDEGYVLVKVTTPPQDLSQGVLEVVVFPGRIGALEINSTALNPNVAEAMASGIVKGEPFNERNVETSVKDIDDLGNIKSRLNLRPGKEFGTTDLLLTVEPVEEDVQQFTLDNYGSKLTGEVVAALDLTKSNLFGMGETIGLNLRKSNDDLETLMVDYKTPIAWRNLKLELNYLNSKNSIGDRLAALNASGKTERFGVAISSNLINELERKVAWRAGIETRKHESFLVNVLESKDDISQAYLEGSYLMRTPNYVLYGNLRGAKGIDLFGASNGGDALLSRAQGDPRAWRLQPTVYTNFRLTDNDYLQVVVLGQFASHTLLASDLFALGGYGSVRGFQPAQETGESGFQYSAEYNHQFFDEVSGWTIKAGPFLDGGKVYNRVPSSAVDSRLTSVGLGVEAKAAIFNVGETKLRFDWAHPIDSYKATNINSDTFYLRFTQNF; encoded by the coding sequence ATGAAGCAACGCGGCGGAATGAAAAAGGTCAATCGTGATCTCAAGTTGTCATACATTGCGTCATTGGGGGTGCTGGGCGTATCCGGCACCCTCTTCGCTGTCGCTGCGGTTGCCCAGGAGCGGCTGCCTGGAGTGGTTGACCGGCCCGCTGTTGAGATGCCCGGGGAAGTAGCGCAACCGGTAAAAATTGAGCCGAAAAAAATGCCTGAAATGGAAAAGCAGGAAGGCGCTGAGGCAATTTTAGCTACCCTCACATCCGTGAAGTTTTCAGGGACGCCCATCCTGGAAGAAGAGGTCCTGCAGCAGATTGCGGCACCTTTTTTGAATCGCCCTTTGAAACGGGAAGATATTGGTCAGCTCAAATATGATCTCACCAAGCGATACTACGACGAAGGCTATGTGCTGGTAAAAGTGACTACGCCGCCGCAGGATCTTTCCCAAGGCGTGCTGGAAGTTGTGGTTTTCCCCGGACGTATTGGTGCACTTGAGATCAATAGCACCGCCCTCAACCCTAATGTCGCTGAGGCCATGGCAAGCGGCATTGTCAAGGGAGAGCCGTTCAATGAAAGGAATGTTGAAACCTCCGTCAAAGATATTGATGATCTGGGCAATATCAAGTCAAGGCTGAACCTGCGCCCCGGCAAGGAGTTTGGCACGACGGATCTGTTGCTCACAGTAGAGCCTGTCGAAGAGGACGTGCAGCAGTTCACGCTGGATAATTACGGCAGCAAGCTCACCGGCGAGGTTGTGGCTGCACTGGATCTGACCAAGAGCAACCTGTTCGGCATGGGTGAAACCATCGGGCTCAACTTGCGCAAATCCAACGATGACCTTGAAACCCTAATGGTGGATTACAAGACACCGATCGCCTGGCGCAACCTAAAGCTGGAACTGAATTATCTGAATAGCAAGAACAGTATCGGCGATCGCTTGGCTGCCCTCAATGCAAGTGGTAAAACGGAGCGGTTTGGCGTGGCGATTTCCAGCAATTTGATTAATGAACTGGAGCGCAAGGTAGCATGGCGTGCGGGAATCGAGACGCGCAAGCATGAATCTTTCCTGGTGAACGTGCTGGAGAGCAAGGACGATATCAGCCAGGCCTACCTGGAAGGCTCTTACCTCATGCGCACGCCCAATTATGTGTTGTATGGCAACTTGCGGGGAGCCAAGGGCATTGACCTGTTTGGCGCCAGCAATGGGGGCGATGCATTGCTTTCCCGTGCGCAGGGTGATCCCAGGGCATGGCGCTTGCAACCAACCGTTTATACCAACTTCCGTCTGACAGACAATGACTATCTGCAAGTGGTCGTGCTCGGCCAGTTTGCTTCGCATACCCTTCTGGCATCCGATTTGTTTGCCTTGGGTGGCTACGGTAGCGTGCGCGGCTTCCAGCCGGCGCAGGAAACCGGGGAAAGCGGCTTCCAGTATTCGGCGGAATATAACCACCAGTTTTTTGATGAAGTGAGTGGCTGGACAATCAAGGCAGGCCCATTCCTGGATGGCGGCAAGGTGTATAACCGGGTGCCCAGTTCCGCAGTGGACAGTCGTCTCACCAGTGTTGGTCTTGGCGTAGAAGCTAAAGCCGCCATTTTCAACGTCGGAGAAACCAAACTGCGCTTTGACTGGGCTCATCCTATCGACAGCTATAAGGCTACCAATATCAATAGTGATACTTTTTATCTGCGCTTCACGCAGAATTTCTGA
- a CDS encoding transglutaminase-like cysteine peptidase: protein MTQPTHHRQIRQPSRFAHLVLAGIMLGTPIFMNAGELAPSDREITAIGQKYGQTAASRVQKWRGVLLSDPQADESRKLELVNRFFNTLPFVSDQEHWGKMDYWATPTEFLATNGGDCEDFAIAKYLTLREIGVPAERLRITYVKAMTLNQAHMVLTYYPTPDAEPLVLDNLQPDIKPASQRQDLIPVYSFNGDNLWLAKELTGRSQLVGESDRISLWKDLLKRMKLERETGR from the coding sequence GTGACGCAACCCACACACCACCGCCAGATCCGCCAGCCATCCCGGTTTGCGCATCTTGTTCTGGCTGGCATTATGCTGGGGACGCCGATATTTATGAATGCCGGAGAACTCGCCCCGAGCGATCGGGAAATCACCGCCATTGGACAGAAATATGGGCAAACTGCTGCCAGCCGCGTACAAAAATGGCGGGGGGTTTTGCTGTCAGATCCCCAGGCAGATGAATCACGCAAGCTGGAACTGGTTAATCGCTTCTTCAACACATTGCCGTTTGTCAGCGACCAGGAGCATTGGGGAAAAATGGATTATTGGGCAACACCAACTGAATTCCTGGCGACTAATGGAGGCGACTGCGAGGATTTCGCCATCGCCAAGTACCTGACGTTGCGTGAAATCGGCGTCCCCGCAGAGCGGTTGCGCATCACCTATGTCAAGGCGATGACATTGAACCAGGCACATATGGTGCTGACCTATTACCCTACACCAGATGCAGAACCCCTTGTGCTGGACAACTTGCAGCCAGACATCAAACCCGCATCGCAACGCCAGGATCTGATCCCGGTATACAGCTTCAATGGTGACAATCTCTGGCTTGCCAAGGAACTGACCGGCCGTAGCCAGCTGGTGGGAGAGTCGGATCGCATCAGCTTATGGAAAGATTTACTCAAGCGCATGAAGCTTGAGCGGGAAACAGGTCGTTAA
- a CDS encoding EAL domain-containing protein, protein MKLSRLLVIIISALWLLIFIGTLSITIRNSRDYLVNQMLSHAQDTATSLGLSLTTSVEHNDLATTNSMVDAIFDRGYYRYIVIRKISGDTLVERSQALWISDVPEWFTHAFTLETPQGKALIMHGWKQVGTVEVVSHPGHAYKELWRVSMQAFWWTLVVGIVSLLAVVLVMRFALAPLSVMEAQALGISRRRFTIMKKIPWARELRRVAQAMNTMCSAVERMLNEQTALTEKMHSKAYLDSVTGLANGRNFNERLFHLLNSPDEFAAGGLIFVRLDKFKEYNETYGHAAGNALLCQAGEILVQLCGQHERTLLARMNGAEFAILVPDIAQDGMSTLADVMIHKLSELQRTSDTGETTAVVYAGTAFHQAGQSTTALLSTADNALHSALKQGTSCWQLYSGEQSGKAMELDSTQWKDLITTSLQSGKIILHFQPVVSCQNRSIMHHEALARMATQDGSLLAASAFMPIAKGLGLAREIDRYVVEKVLTHLDAVDQPHAVVAINLSAASLRDEGFIEWLCTKLADDKVAAKRLIFETAEHGVVADIQTARHAIQQIHDAGAKFSIDRFGHSAASFGYLRNLHADYIKIDGSYIRHIARNEDSQFFVQSLAGIAHGLEIIVIAEYVETAEDYEALKALSVDGAQGYYIGKPE, encoded by the coding sequence ATGAAACTTTCGCGACTACTCGTCATTATCATCTCAGCGCTGTGGCTGCTGATATTTATCGGCACGCTGTCCATTACCATCCGTAACAGCCGGGATTATCTGGTTAATCAGATGCTGTCACACGCCCAAGACACCGCGACTTCACTTGGCCTGTCGCTCACCACCAGCGTGGAGCACAACGATCTGGCCACCACGAACTCGATGGTGGACGCCATCTTCGACCGCGGCTACTACCGCTATATCGTGATTCGCAAAATTTCAGGCGATACTCTGGTGGAACGATCACAAGCATTATGGATCAGCGACGTGCCCGAATGGTTTACCCACGCCTTCACGCTCGAAACCCCGCAGGGGAAAGCCCTGATCATGCATGGCTGGAAACAGGTAGGCACCGTGGAAGTGGTCAGCCACCCGGGCCACGCCTATAAGGAGCTATGGCGCGTATCGATGCAGGCATTCTGGTGGACGCTCGTAGTAGGCATTGTGTCCCTGCTGGCGGTCGTGCTGGTGATGCGTTTCGCCCTGGCGCCGCTATCGGTGATGGAAGCGCAGGCACTGGGCATCTCCCGGCGGCGATTCACCATCATGAAAAAAATCCCGTGGGCGCGGGAATTACGGCGTGTTGCGCAAGCCATGAACACCATGTGCAGTGCCGTCGAACGCATGCTCAACGAGCAAACTGCACTGACAGAAAAAATGCATTCCAAGGCTTATCTGGACAGTGTGACCGGCCTCGCCAATGGCCGCAATTTCAATGAGCGGCTCTTCCATCTGCTCAATTCACCGGACGAATTCGCCGCTGGCGGTTTAATTTTTGTCCGGCTCGACAAGTTCAAGGAATATAACGAAACCTATGGCCATGCAGCCGGCAACGCATTGCTGTGCCAAGCCGGGGAAATTCTGGTTCAACTTTGCGGCCAACACGAACGTACCCTGCTGGCGCGCATGAATGGCGCGGAATTCGCCATTCTGGTTCCGGACATTGCACAAGACGGCATGAGCACCTTGGCCGATGTCATGATCCACAAGCTGTCAGAATTACAGCGCACTTCTGACACCGGAGAAACCACCGCAGTAGTTTATGCCGGCACTGCCTTCCATCAGGCAGGGCAAAGTACCACTGCCCTGCTGTCAACGGCAGACAATGCCCTGCACAGCGCACTGAAACAAGGAACAAGTTGCTGGCAACTTTACAGCGGAGAGCAATCCGGAAAAGCCATGGAACTGGATAGTACTCAGTGGAAAGACCTGATCACAACCTCTCTGCAAAGCGGAAAAATCATCCTGCATTTTCAGCCCGTAGTTTCGTGCCAGAACAGAAGTATCATGCACCACGAAGCCTTGGCACGCATGGCTACGCAGGATGGCTCACTGCTTGCCGCCAGCGCATTCATGCCGATTGCCAAGGGGTTGGGACTGGCACGGGAAATCGACAGGTACGTAGTAGAAAAAGTGCTGACGCACCTGGACGCCGTAGACCAACCACATGCTGTCGTTGCAATCAACCTTTCCGCCGCCTCCCTGCGAGATGAGGGATTTATCGAATGGCTATGCACAAAACTTGCAGACGACAAAGTCGCCGCGAAACGTTTGATATTCGAAACCGCGGAACATGGCGTAGTGGCAGACATCCAGACTGCCCGTCATGCTATCCAGCAGATACACGACGCGGGAGCAAAATTCTCCATCGACCGCTTTGGTCACAGCGCCGCCTCTTTCGGCTATCTGCGCAACCTTCACGCGGATTACATCAAGATCGACGGCAGCTATATCCGTCATATCGCCCGCAACGAAGATAGCCAGTTCTTCGTGCAATCTCTGGCTGGCATTGCGCATGGCCTTGAAATCATTGTCATTGCCGAATACGTGGAAACCGCAGAAGATTACGAAGCACTGAAAGCACTGTCGGTGGATGGGGCACAGGGTTATTACATCGGCAAACCGGAGTAG